Proteins found in one Gordonia sp. PDNC005 genomic segment:
- a CDS encoding bifunctional methylenetetrahydrofolate dehydrogenase/methenyltetrahydrofolate cyclohydrolase produces the protein MTAIRLDGKLTRDEIFTDLKARVDTLRAAGITPGLGTVLVGDDPGSQSYVKGKHSDCAKVGISSIRKDLPADITQEQLNAAIDELNADPSCTGYIVQLPLPKHLDENAALERIAPEKDADGLHPINLGRLVLGKESTLPCTPRGVIHLLRRYDIPLDGAHVTVVGRGVTIGRPIGLLLTRRSENATVTLCHTGTKDLAAETRRADIIVAAAGVAHLITADMVKPGAAVVDVGVSRTDVGLQGDVAPDVWDVAGAVSPNPGGVGPLTRAFLLANVVERAEQQLAASEA, from the coding sequence GTGACGGCGATTCGACTGGACGGCAAGCTCACCCGAGACGAGATCTTCACTGACCTGAAGGCGCGAGTGGACACACTCCGTGCTGCGGGCATCACGCCCGGACTGGGCACAGTGCTGGTCGGAGACGATCCCGGTTCGCAGTCGTATGTGAAGGGCAAGCACTCCGACTGCGCGAAAGTCGGCATCTCGTCGATCCGCAAGGACCTGCCCGCGGACATCACGCAGGAGCAGCTCAACGCGGCCATCGACGAGCTGAACGCCGACCCCTCGTGCACCGGCTACATCGTCCAGCTCCCGCTGCCCAAGCATCTCGACGAGAACGCCGCCCTCGAGCGCATCGCGCCCGAAAAGGATGCGGACGGTCTCCACCCGATCAACCTCGGTCGCCTCGTCCTCGGCAAGGAGTCGACTCTCCCGTGCACTCCGCGCGGGGTCATCCATCTTCTGCGTCGCTACGACATTCCGCTTGACGGCGCACACGTGACCGTCGTCGGCCGCGGCGTGACGATCGGTCGGCCGATCGGCCTGCTGCTGACCCGTCGCAGTGAGAATGCGACCGTCACGCTGTGCCACACCGGCACGAAGGACCTCGCCGCCGAGACGCGGCGCGCCGACATCATCGTCGCGGCCGCAGGTGTCGCACACCTCATCACGGCCGACATGGTCAAGCCCGGCGCAGCCGTCGTCGACGTGGGCGTGAGCCGCACCGACGTCGGCCTGCAAGGCGACGTCGCTCCCGACGTCTGGGACGTCGCGGGCGCAGTGTCGCCGAACCCGGGTGGAGTCGGACCGCTGACTCGTGCCTTCCTGCTCGCCAACGTCGTCGAGCGCGCCGAGCAGCAGCTGGCGGCCTCGGAAGCCTGA
- a CDS encoding bifunctional o-acetylhomoserine/o-acetylserine sulfhydrylase: MSDATSWSFETNQIHAGQVVDSTTNARALPIYQTTSYVFNNTDHAANLFALAEPGNIYTRIMNPTQDAVEQRLAALGGGVAALLVSSGQAATTYAIQNIVENGGHVVSSPRIYGGTYNLFHYTLPKFGIEVSFVEDPDDLESWKAAIKPNTRAVFAETISNPHNQVLDIAGVAGVAHDNGLPLIVDNTVATPYLLNPIEHGADIVVHSATKYIGGHGSAIGGVIIDGGKFDWRVQRDGVDLFPGFTTPDHSYGGVVIADLGAPAYALKARIQLLRDTGSAIAPFNAFLLAQGIETLSLRVERHVSNAQKVAEFLEEHEQVTSVSYAGLPSSPYYERAQKLLPKGAGAVIGFEIAGGVDAGKAFVNALTLHSHVANIGDVRSLVIHPASTTHSQLSPEEQLAAGVTPGLVRLAVGIEGIDDILADLTEGFKAAK; the protein is encoded by the coding sequence ATGTCTGACGCCACAAGCTGGAGCTTCGAGACCAACCAGATCCACGCCGGTCAGGTGGTCGACTCGACCACCAACGCCCGTGCGCTGCCGATTTACCAGACGACGTCGTACGTCTTCAACAACACCGACCACGCCGCGAATCTCTTCGCGTTGGCCGAGCCCGGCAACATCTACACCCGCATCATGAACCCGACGCAGGACGCCGTGGAGCAGCGCCTCGCGGCCCTCGGTGGCGGCGTCGCCGCGCTCCTCGTCTCGTCGGGCCAGGCGGCGACGACCTACGCGATCCAGAACATCGTCGAGAACGGCGGCCACGTCGTCTCGAGCCCCCGCATCTACGGCGGCACGTACAACCTGTTCCACTACACGCTGCCCAAGTTCGGCATCGAGGTCTCGTTCGTCGAGGACCCCGACGACCTGGAGTCCTGGAAGGCTGCCATCAAGCCGAACACGCGCGCCGTGTTTGCCGAGACCATCTCGAATCCGCACAACCAGGTCCTCGACATCGCTGGTGTCGCAGGCGTCGCGCACGACAACGGTCTGCCGCTGATCGTCGACAACACTGTCGCGACCCCGTACCTGCTGAACCCGATCGAGCACGGCGCCGACATCGTCGTCCACTCGGCCACCAAGTACATCGGCGGCCACGGCAGCGCCATCGGCGGCGTCATCATCGACGGCGGCAAGTTCGACTGGCGCGTACAGCGTGACGGCGTGGACCTGTTCCCCGGCTTCACCACACCCGACCACAGCTACGGCGGCGTTGTCATCGCCGACCTCGGCGCCCCCGCCTACGCCCTCAAGGCACGCATCCAGCTGCTGCGCGACACCGGTTCGGCCATCGCACCGTTCAACGCCTTCCTGTTGGCGCAGGGCATCGAGACCCTGAGTCTCCGCGTCGAGCGCCACGTGTCCAACGCACAGAAGGTCGCCGAGTTCCTCGAGGAGCACGAACAGGTCACCTCCGTCTCGTACGCGGGCCTGCCGTCGTCGCCGTACTACGAGCGCGCGCAGAAGCTGCTCCCCAAGGGTGCGGGCGCCGTGATCGGCTTTGAGATCGCCGGTGGCGTGGATGCGGGCAAGGCGTTCGTGAACGCGTTGACCCTGCACAGCCATGTCGCCAACATCGGCGACGTCCGCTCGCTCGTCATCCACCCCGCGTCGACCACGCACAGCCAGCTGTCTCCCGAAGAACAGCTCGCCGCGGGTGTCACGCCGGGCCTGGTCCGTCTCGCCGTCGGAATCGAGGGAATCGACGACATCCTCGCCGACCTGACTGAAGGGTTCAAGGCCGCCAAGTGA
- a CDS encoding PE-PPE domain-containing protein — protein MTKTRSLPLLILSFTAAVAFAPLGTGTASADTCGNGAAIVVAGTNAPRNGHGVPTGGVTGVGARYLNSGYKVQYVDYPTSLWPLGPISYDDDVALGKAATQSAISEYQQRCPGKPVVVSGYSQGARVAGDVLSDVANGRQKGNQISRAGLSGELYSDPRRVGRPNSTGVENALIGFIPGLTMSGPRDGGFGDIPVKQVCTEGDGICDVPDPLFDPVGAADSFLGYFLKHGYYPGRMNHDPTDKAKWGGLKCEQQGATDDCVTPLPSSTSLLARAEHALTGQTNIFGDAADYVDNRAPLDLAPGVTIAQMRPLIGGGPDSSSGNLSVGVEAVVAGAVGVQVERNWGTKNDLTVGVDLGIGMTDNPSVDDALIPSTKLLHVETTVPMIDSRKLLYIALDPTGLMGSNAPGNSVLLDQAPTTAPSVTVEVAPGTADARKGTVSLPIGG, from the coding sequence GTGACCAAGACGCGCTCCCTCCCTCTCCTCATCTTGTCGTTCACCGCAGCTGTCGCCTTCGCGCCGCTCGGAACCGGAACGGCGTCCGCTGACACCTGTGGCAATGGAGCCGCCATCGTCGTCGCCGGAACGAACGCGCCGCGCAACGGGCACGGCGTCCCGACCGGCGGCGTCACCGGTGTCGGTGCCAGATACCTCAACAGCGGCTACAAGGTGCAGTACGTCGACTACCCGACGTCCCTGTGGCCGCTCGGCCCTATCAGCTACGACGACGACGTCGCACTCGGCAAGGCAGCCACGCAGTCGGCGATCAGCGAGTATCAGCAGCGCTGCCCGGGCAAGCCGGTCGTCGTGTCGGGCTACTCGCAGGGCGCCCGCGTTGCAGGCGACGTCCTGTCCGACGTGGCGAACGGCCGTCAGAAGGGGAATCAGATCTCACGCGCCGGACTGTCCGGCGAGCTGTACTCCGATCCCCGCCGGGTCGGCCGCCCGAACAGCACCGGCGTCGAGAACGCACTCATCGGCTTCATCCCGGGGTTGACGATGTCGGGGCCGCGCGACGGCGGATTCGGCGACATCCCGGTCAAGCAGGTCTGCACCGAGGGCGACGGCATCTGCGACGTCCCCGACCCACTGTTCGATCCGGTGGGCGCCGCCGACTCGTTCCTCGGGTACTTCCTCAAGCACGGCTACTACCCGGGCCGGATGAACCACGACCCGACCGACAAGGCCAAGTGGGGCGGCCTGAAATGTGAACAGCAGGGCGCGACGGACGACTGCGTGACTCCGCTGCCGTCGTCCACGTCGCTGCTCGCGCGAGCAGAGCACGCACTCACCGGCCAGACGAACATCTTCGGCGATGCCGCCGACTACGTCGACAACCGGGCGCCGCTCGACCTCGCGCCCGGTGTCACGATCGCGCAGATGCGCCCGCTCATCGGCGGGGGACCGGATTCGTCGAGCGGCAACCTGTCGGTCGGTGTCGAGGCCGTTGTCGCCGGCGCGGTCGGAGTCCAGGTGGAACGCAACTGGGGAACCAAGAACGACCTCACAGTAGGCGTCGACCTCGGGATCGGAATGACCGACAACCCTTCGGTCGACGACGCGCTGATCCCCAGCACGAAGCTCCTCCACGTGGAGACGACAGTGCCGATGATCGACAGTCGCAAGCTGCTCTACATCGCTCTCGATCCGACGGGCCTGATGGGCTCGAACGCCCCTGGAAACTCAGTTCTGCTCGATCAGGCGCCGACCACGGCGCCGTCGGTGACCGTGGAAGTGGCCCCGGGCACGGCCGACGCCCGCAAAGGCACGGTTAGTCTTCCGATCGGCGGCTGA
- a CDS encoding exodeoxyribonuclease III gives MTTPFAITTVNVNGIRASVKQRNENNPGMLPWLADHAPDVVLMQEIRASEAITRKALAPALDDGWFLTMTESDVKGRSGVGVLTRAEPSVVRIGFGSDEFDTSGRYLEADVDLGGSTVTVASLYLPSGAALTDDPKDVEKYEEKVRFLNEFGPYLDKLVGADGQVIVAGDWNIAHTERDIKNWKGNRKNSGFLPHEREWVGARISSGWADVARIHHGDVDGPYAWWSWRGKAFDNDSGWRIDYHLATPALAARLQSTHVHRADAYDRRWSDHAPVTATFV, from the coding sequence GTGACCACTCCCTTCGCCATCACCACCGTCAACGTCAACGGGATCCGCGCCAGCGTCAAACAGCGGAACGAGAACAACCCCGGCATGCTTCCATGGCTCGCCGACCACGCACCCGACGTTGTGCTGATGCAGGAGATCCGAGCGTCGGAGGCCATCACGCGAAAGGCGCTCGCACCGGCTCTCGACGACGGGTGGTTCCTCACGATGACCGAATCGGACGTCAAGGGCAGGTCCGGTGTCGGAGTCCTGACACGGGCCGAGCCGTCGGTCGTGCGGATCGGATTCGGCAGCGACGAATTCGACACGTCCGGGCGGTACCTGGAGGCCGATGTGGACCTCGGTGGGTCGACGGTCACTGTCGCCAGCCTGTACCTGCCGTCGGGCGCGGCGCTGACGGACGACCCGAAGGACGTCGAGAAGTACGAAGAGAAGGTGCGCTTCCTCAACGAGTTCGGTCCGTACCTGGACAAGCTCGTGGGTGCAGACGGTCAGGTGATCGTGGCCGGTGACTGGAACATCGCGCACACCGAACGTGACATCAAGAACTGGAAGGGCAACCGGAAGAACTCCGGATTCCTCCCGCATGAGCGCGAATGGGTCGGCGCGCGCATCAGCAGCGGCTGGGCCGACGTCGCGCGCATCCATCACGGCGACGTCGACGGTCCGTACGCCTGGTGGTCGTGGCGGGGCAAGGCGTTCGACAACGACTCCGGATGGCGCATCGACTACCACCTAGCGACGCCTGCACTTGCAGCCCGACTGCAGAGCACACACGTCCACCGCGCGGACGCCTACGACCGCCGCTGGTCCGATCACGCCCCCGTCACCGCGACCTTCGTCTGA
- a CDS encoding VIT1/CCC1 transporter family protein, translating to MPNAFARWWADVDAGDLRDRLTDVNDGIIALAGTGLGLAGAKIGGATSFAVLVITTLMGAFAVFGVQLCEALSHREAQQSTVAREQRLLELTPNEEMAELTEWFERKGVTPETSKQVAQELWDADALSAQLEIEYGIRELTTPSDAWREAITAGLAFLVGATLPVLAMVLVPLPWRSESTIVAALASLVVTSVIIARRGYANATRTALRSLMIGGAALALGYLLGDWMM from the coding sequence ATGCCCAACGCATTCGCCCGATGGTGGGCCGACGTCGACGCCGGCGATCTCCGGGACCGGCTCACTGACGTCAATGACGGCATCATCGCCCTGGCCGGCACCGGGTTGGGTCTGGCCGGCGCGAAGATCGGCGGGGCCACATCGTTCGCGGTGCTGGTGATCACGACTCTGATGGGCGCGTTCGCGGTGTTCGGTGTTCAGCTGTGCGAAGCACTGTCACATCGGGAGGCTCAGCAGTCGACCGTCGCGCGAGAGCAGCGACTGCTGGAGTTGACGCCGAACGAGGAGATGGCCGAGCTCACCGAGTGGTTCGAGCGGAAGGGTGTCACGCCCGAGACCTCGAAGCAGGTGGCACAGGAGCTCTGGGACGCCGACGCCCTGTCCGCTCAGCTCGAGATCGAATACGGGATCCGCGAACTGACCACACCGTCGGACGCGTGGCGGGAGGCGATCACTGCCGGCTTGGCGTTCCTGGTCGGGGCGACGCTGCCGGTTCTGGCGATGGTGCTGGTTCCCCTCCCCTGGCGCAGCGAGTCGACGATCGTCGCTGCGCTCGCATCGTTGGTGGTCACCTCGGTGATCATCGCCCGACGCGGCTACGCCAATGCGACGAGGACCGCCCTGCGATCGCTGATGATCGGCGGGGCGGCCCTCGCGCTCGGCTATCTGCTGGGTGACTGGATGATGTGA
- a CDS encoding MFS transporter has protein sequence MNTEPRAVVDEPSTARPHLTWIILVLALGGFGIGTTEFVAMGLLPNIAGDLMITESTASYVISAYALGVVVGAPVIAVLAARVSRRTLLIALMVAFTAGNALSLIAPSFGTLMAARFIAGLPHGAYFGVAALVAAHVAGPGRRARAVGQVMLGLSVANVAGVPVATFIGQHFGWRAALGLVVVIGAVTVVSLWRVLPSLTDMTTTDPRTELAGLRSTQIWLTLFVGMIGFGGFFAFYTFLNSALTSIGGLSESAVPIALMLFGLGMVTGNIVGGRLADRYGDIAIGIGLAGAAVTLLLFAATVSTGWPAVVVAFGVGMTGSSAIPGLQTRLMDVSHDAQTIAAALNHSALNVANALGAWIGGVVVAAGYGYRAPSLVGAAFGVAGLVVLVIAVVSARRGAVGPRR, from the coding sequence GTGAACACCGAGCCGAGAGCCGTCGTCGACGAGCCGTCCACTGCCCGTCCCCACCTGACGTGGATCATCCTGGTCCTCGCTCTCGGCGGATTCGGTATCGGCACCACCGAGTTCGTGGCGATGGGACTGCTTCCCAACATCGCAGGTGATCTGATGATCACCGAGTCGACCGCGAGCTACGTCATCTCCGCGTATGCGCTCGGTGTGGTTGTCGGCGCCCCTGTCATCGCGGTGCTCGCCGCGCGAGTGTCGCGTCGGACCCTGCTGATCGCACTGATGGTCGCTTTCACCGCCGGTAACGCGTTGAGTCTGATCGCCCCGTCGTTCGGCACATTGATGGCGGCACGGTTCATCGCCGGGCTGCCGCACGGCGCGTACTTCGGCGTCGCGGCACTGGTGGCCGCGCACGTCGCGGGCCCGGGTCGGCGCGCACGCGCCGTGGGCCAGGTGATGTTGGGTCTGTCCGTCGCCAATGTCGCGGGTGTCCCGGTCGCCACCTTCATAGGCCAGCACTTCGGCTGGCGGGCGGCACTCGGACTCGTCGTCGTGATCGGCGCCGTCACGGTCGTCTCGCTGTGGCGGGTGCTTCCGAGCCTCACCGACATGACGACAACCGACCCGCGCACCGAGCTCGCCGGCCTGCGAAGCACTCAGATCTGGCTGACCCTGTTCGTCGGCATGATCGGCTTCGGTGGCTTCTTCGCGTTCTACACATTCCTCAACTCGGCGCTCACCTCGATCGGCGGCCTCAGTGAATCGGCCGTGCCCATCGCGCTCATGCTGTTCGGGCTCGGCATGGTGACCGGCAACATCGTCGGCGGCCGCCTCGCCGACCGATACGGGGACATCGCGATCGGGATCGGTCTGGCAGGGGCCGCGGTCACGCTGCTCCTGTTCGCGGCAACGGTCAGCACCGGCTGGCCCGCAGTGGTCGTCGCGTTCGGAGTCGGCATGACCGGGTCGAGTGCGATCCCCGGCTTGCAGACGCGCCTGATGGACGTCTCGCACGACGCTCAGACGATCGCCGCCGCACTCAACCACTCCGCCCTCAACGTGGCGAACGCCCTGGGCGCGTGGATCGGCGGTGTTGTCGTCGCGGCCGGATACGGCTACCGGGCGCCATCGTTGGTCGGCGCGGCATTCGGCGTCGCAGGTCTCGTGGTGCTGGTGATCGCGGTGGTCTCCGCCCGCCGCGGCGCTGTCGGCCCTCGGCGATAG
- a CDS encoding DUF3017 domain-containing protein: protein MSDRDQRVDAIRKARRIHQVIANIPFYVVLAIVVVAAILVLMDRWRRGAFVFGSALLVGATFRAILPTVRIGLLQVRSRPFDVAAMAALGAAVLWLATSIDSLGTA from the coding sequence ATGTCCGACCGCGATCAACGCGTCGACGCGATCCGCAAGGCACGACGCATCCACCAGGTGATCGCGAACATCCCGTTCTACGTGGTGCTCGCGATCGTCGTGGTGGCCGCGATTCTCGTGCTGATGGACCGTTGGCGCCGCGGCGCGTTCGTCTTCGGATCGGCGCTGCTCGTCGGCGCGACATTCCGCGCGATCCTGCCGACCGTCCGGATCGGACTGCTGCAGGTCCGCAGTCGCCCGTTCGACGTCGCTGCCATGGCAGCCCTCGGCGCCGCCGTACTGTGGCTTGCCACCTCGATCGACTCGCTCGGAACCGCCTGA
- a CDS encoding P27 family phage terminase small subunit: MAEEYRPVGLGTTGQRIWDEATVEFELTEAQKVILEGACRQADQADVLYVKIAELGGSYRVKGSMGQWVEAPELASGRKAQAEMRAALASIGLTKPDQDEDQSTPDRSGVIRQVQIRGT, from the coding sequence GTGGCTGAGGAATACCGCCCGGTCGGTCTCGGTACGACGGGTCAACGAATCTGGGATGAGGCGACCGTCGAGTTCGAGTTGACCGAAGCGCAGAAGGTGATCCTCGAAGGAGCGTGCCGACAAGCCGATCAGGCGGACGTCCTCTACGTGAAGATCGCTGAACTCGGAGGAAGCTACCGAGTGAAGGGGTCCATGGGGCAGTGGGTCGAAGCGCCGGAGCTTGCGTCGGGGCGTAAGGCTCAGGCTGAGATGCGCGCAGCTCTCGCGTCGATCGGCCTGACGAAGCCCGACCAGGACGAGGATCAGTCGACCCCGGATCGATCCGGGGTCATTCGTCAAGTTCAGATCCGAGGCACGTAG
- a CDS encoding YhjD/YihY/BrkB family envelope integrity protein has protein sequence MDRIKALVADLPALLERLKARWPLLAHVMGMLDHYAARRGNAYAAAISFIGILSLVPVLMVSFAIAAFVLARQPEVINDITDAVLRKVPGELGKQLNDVIDSAIASRRTVGVVGLVSAAFTGLGWMALVRNALSEMWGGRRKRNAVLGKVYDLGMFVGMGLLFVLTIALTVFTTGPLGDAVLEFLGIDDTQWGRVLLRLASIVVSVLATWLLFIVVLSRMPLQTIPVRAVAVSALAIAIAFEALKSLGAVYLASVLSSPAGAAFGPILGVMVFAYLASRIVLYGAAWSASDPKHADLLTADEVEGDEEPDKGPVYLAPVYEAPSAPRTREILTAAGIGAAIGAIASRRRR, from the coding sequence GTGGACCGGATCAAAGCGCTCGTCGCCGACCTGCCCGCCCTGCTGGAACGACTGAAGGCGAGGTGGCCGCTGCTCGCCCATGTGATGGGCATGCTCGATCACTATGCGGCACGCCGCGGCAACGCCTACGCCGCCGCGATCAGCTTCATCGGGATCTTGTCTCTGGTGCCGGTGCTGATGGTTTCGTTCGCGATCGCCGCTTTTGTCCTGGCGCGACAGCCGGAGGTGATCAATGACATCACCGACGCGGTACTGCGGAAGGTGCCAGGCGAGCTCGGCAAGCAACTCAACGACGTCATCGACTCCGCGATCGCCTCGCGGCGCACAGTCGGCGTGGTGGGTCTGGTCAGTGCGGCGTTCACCGGCCTCGGCTGGATGGCGCTGGTCCGCAATGCGCTCAGCGAGATGTGGGGTGGCCGTCGCAAGCGCAATGCGGTCCTCGGCAAGGTGTACGACCTAGGGATGTTCGTGGGGATGGGCCTGCTGTTCGTCCTGACCATCGCACTGACAGTCTTCACCACCGGTCCGCTCGGCGACGCGGTCCTCGAGTTCCTCGGCATCGACGACACCCAATGGGGACGTGTGCTACTGCGGCTCGCATCGATCGTCGTGTCTGTGCTCGCGACGTGGTTGCTGTTCATCGTCGTACTGTCGCGGATGCCGCTGCAGACGATCCCGGTCCGGGCCGTTGCGGTGTCGGCGCTCGCGATAGCGATCGCCTTCGAGGCGCTGAAGTCGTTGGGCGCCGTGTACCTCGCGTCCGTGCTGAGCAGCCCCGCAGGCGCTGCGTTCGGTCCGATCCTCGGTGTGATGGTGTTCGCCTACCTCGCGTCCCGGATCGTTCTGTACGGCGCCGCCTGGTCTGCATCGGACCCGAAGCACGCCGACCTCCTCACCGCGGACGAAGTGGAAGGCGACGAGGAACCGGACAAGGGGCCGGTGTATCTCGCCCCGGTCTACGAGGCGCCGAGTGCACCCCGGACGCGAGAGATCTTGACGGCGGCGGGCATCGGCGCTGCGATCGGCGCCATAGCGTCCCGTCGCCGCCGCTGA
- a CDS encoding homoserine O-acetyltransferase, which yields MSVIVDPAATAFDSDWASRPDGSDVAVRIGDLTLDSGAGLADVTVTFQKWGTPNAAGDNIVLALHALTGNSHVTGPADARFSMTGWWDGLIGPGGAVDTDEWCVVAPNAIGGCYGSTGPGSIAPDGRAWGSRFPRLTVRDLVRAESIAFSAVGITRFAVVAGGSMGGARALEWTVTHSDKIDAALILAVGARASADQIGTQTTQIAAIKGDADWQGGDYYGTDRAPTTGMGVARRVAHLSYRSDRELDERFENLPQGDENPLTGGRYAIASYLEYQSEKLKSRFDPGSYVALSEVLNNHDVGRGRGGVKAALNACTVPTVVGGIDSDRLYPLYQQEELAAELGNCVGGLRVVHSNAGHDGFLTEKEPIGDLLRDTISVARSQRR from the coding sequence GTGTCGGTGATCGTCGACCCGGCCGCCACGGCTTTCGACTCCGACTGGGCTTCCCGCCCGGACGGATCGGATGTCGCCGTGCGCATCGGCGACCTGACCCTCGATTCGGGGGCCGGGCTCGCCGATGTCACTGTCACATTCCAGAAGTGGGGTACACCCAACGCAGCCGGCGACAACATCGTCCTGGCTCTGCACGCCCTCACTGGCAACTCGCATGTCACCGGCCCCGCCGACGCTCGGTTCTCGATGACCGGCTGGTGGGACGGACTGATCGGGCCCGGCGGTGCCGTCGACACCGACGAATGGTGCGTCGTCGCACCGAACGCGATCGGTGGCTGCTACGGCTCCACCGGTCCGGGTTCCATCGCACCCGACGGTCGGGCGTGGGGCTCCCGCTTCCCGCGACTGACAGTCCGCGACCTGGTCCGCGCCGAGAGCATCGCGTTCAGCGCTGTCGGGATCACGCGCTTCGCTGTTGTAGCAGGTGGGTCCATGGGCGGTGCGCGCGCTCTCGAGTGGACTGTCACGCACTCCGACAAGATCGACGCAGCACTCATTCTCGCCGTCGGGGCCCGCGCGTCAGCCGATCAGATCGGAACCCAGACAACTCAGATCGCAGCCATCAAGGGCGACGCGGACTGGCAGGGCGGCGACTATTACGGCACCGACCGCGCTCCGACGACCGGCATGGGCGTCGCCCGCAGGGTCGCGCACCTGTCTTACCGCAGCGACCGCGAGCTCGACGAACGATTCGAGAACCTCCCACAGGGCGATGAGAATCCGCTGACCGGCGGCCGCTACGCGATCGCCAGCTACCTCGAGTATCAGTCGGAGAAGTTGAAGTCACGCTTCGATCCGGGCAGTTACGTCGCGTTGTCCGAGGTCCTGAACAACCACGACGTGGGACGCGGCCGCGGCGGCGTCAAGGCTGCACTCAATGCCTGCACGGTGCCCACCGTCGTCGGTGGCATCGACTCCGATCGCCTGTACCCGCTGTACCAGCAGGAAGAACTGGCGGCCGAGCTCGGCAATTGTGTCGGCGGGCTCCGCGTGGTTCATTCCAACGCAGGCCACGACGGTTTCCTCACCGAGAAGGAACCGATCGGTGACCTGCTGCGCGACACCATCTCTGTCGCCCGCTCCCAGCGCCGCTGA
- the trpS gene encoding tryptophan--tRNA ligase, with product MTNPAPAPRRRVLSGIQPTSDSFHLGNYLGAVKQWVDLQNDFDAYYFIPDMHAITVQHDPKELRERTRRSVAQLLAVGVDPERATIYVQSHVPEITQLSWILTCITGFGEASRMTQFKDKSAKAGQDAASVGLFTYPILMAADILAFQVDEVPVGEDQRQHLELTRDLAQRFNKRFGKALTVPKAHIVQEFAKIYDLQNPTAKMSKSADSDAGLINLLDDPKRSAKKIRSAVTDNDRVIAFDRENKPGVSNLLTIQSALTGRGIDEIVSSYDGKGYGDLKVETAEILTDFVSPLRGKVDEILADPAHLDSILADGSARAREIAAGTLADVYDKIGFVPRG from the coding sequence ATGACCAATCCCGCACCTGCACCGCGTCGCCGTGTCCTGTCCGGAATCCAGCCGACAAGCGACTCGTTCCACCTCGGCAATTACCTCGGCGCGGTCAAGCAGTGGGTTGATCTCCAGAACGATTTCGACGCGTACTACTTCATCCCGGACATGCACGCGATCACCGTGCAGCACGACCCGAAGGAACTCAGGGAACGGACTCGTCGCAGCGTTGCGCAGCTGCTGGCGGTCGGCGTCGACCCGGAGCGCGCCACGATTTATGTGCAGTCGCACGTCCCAGAGATCACGCAGTTGTCGTGGATCCTGACCTGCATCACCGGTTTCGGCGAGGCCAGTCGCATGACACAGTTCAAGGACAAGTCCGCCAAGGCGGGCCAGGACGCGGCGAGTGTCGGACTGTTCACCTATCCCATCCTGATGGCTGCCGACATCCTCGCGTTCCAGGTCGACGAAGTGCCTGTCGGCGAGGACCAGCGGCAGCATCTCGAGCTGACACGTGATCTCGCGCAGCGCTTCAACAAGCGTTTCGGCAAGGCCCTGACGGTTCCGAAGGCGCACATCGTGCAGGAGTTCGCGAAGATCTACGATCTCCAGAACCCGACGGCCAAGATGAGCAAGTCTGCTGATTCCGATGCCGGGCTGATCAATCTGCTCGACGACCCGAAGCGGTCGGCCAAGAAGATCCGGTCGGCCGTCACCGACAACGACCGCGTCATCGCGTTCGACAGGGAGAACAAGCCGGGCGTCTCGAACCTTCTCACCATTCAGTCGGCGCTCACCGGGCGTGGCATCGACGAGATCGTCTCGTCGTACGACGGCAAGGGTTACGGTGACCTGAAGGTGGAGACGGCCGAGATCCTCACCGACTTCGTCTCGCCGCTGCGAGGCAAGGTCGATGAGATCCTGGCCGACCCGGCACATCTCGACTCGATCCTCGCGGACGGCTCGGCACGAGCCCGTGAGATCGCCGCTGGGACCCTCGCCGACGTGTACGACAAGATCGGCTTCGTTCCGCGGGGCTGA